In Paludibaculum fermentans, the genomic stretch GTTGGTGAACGAAGACCACGGCGCCAATCTCAAGTCGGTCCGCAAGTTCGACGACCTGAAGTTGCACTTCGAGGTAAACTGCCCCGACCACGCCAACAGCGGCTTCTACCTCCGCGGCCGTTATGAAGTCCAGATCGAATCCGAACCGCTCAGCGCAAACCCGGTGGAGCGCCGCATCGGCTCCATCTATGGCCGCATCGCGCCCAAGACGGAACTGCCTCGCAAACCGGGCGAATGGGACACCTTCGACGTGACACTCGTAGGCCGCACCGTCACCATCGTGCGGAACGGCGTCACCACCATCGATCATCAGGAGATCGAGGGGATCACCGGCGGCGCGCTGGACGCGAATGAAGGCGAACCCGGTCCGTTCTACATCCAGGGCGACCACACCGGCGGCCTGAAGTTCCGCAACATCACAGTCGCCGTCCCCAGCCGCTAGACCGGTTTTCCACCACGGGCGGCCCTTGGGGGAGAGCCGCCCGCTTGCCCGCCTCATCCTTCCGCCGGGATTCCGGCAACCGCTCTCCATGCTATGGAGGCACGGCCACCGCAACCTGGCAGGAGATGCCCGATCCGTGATAAGTTCGGGGCGTCCCACATCCGGCTGACCGCCTATATTTGCGAGCCGGCATCAGGAGCCCACCAATGCAAGCCAAACTGAAGCGATACGGTTCCGGAGCCATGGCGCTCGCCATCACGGTGCTGGCCGCCGGACTCGCCCCCGCACAGACCGCTTCTTCCGCCCTGGGCCAACTGGAGTCCAGCGCCGACATCGGCGTTACGCCCCAGAAAGGCAGCGCATCCTTCGATTCCGCCAGCGGGGAATACCGCATCACTGGGGGAGGCGCCAACATCTGGGCCGCGGAGGATGCCTTCCAATTCGCTTGGAAGCGTATGTCCGGCGACTTCAACTTTACAGCCGATGTGCGCTTCATCGGTACCGGCACGGTGGCCCACCGCAAGGCTGTGCTGATGGTCCGGCAGGACCTGACGGCCGGCTCGGCCTACGCCGATGTCGCACTGCATGGCGACGGACTCACGTCCCTCCAGTACCGTCCCCTGGCTGGCGCAACAACGCTGGAGGTTCGCTCTACCGTCACTGGGCCCGTGCGCATCCGCATTGAGCGCCGGGGCAACCGCTTCACCATGGCCGCGGGGAATCCAGGCGCTGACCTGACCCCCTCCGGCCCGGTCACCATGACGCTCACGGATCCCGTGTACGTCGGCCTCGGCGTCTGCTCGCACGATGCGAATATCCTCGAAACCGCCGTCTTTTCGAATGTCCGTATCGAGCAGGTGCCGCGCTCACCCTCCTATCGCAGCAAGGTCACTATCTACGACCTCAAGAAGCGCTCCACCCAGGTCGTCTATCAGATGGACGGCATCATGGAAGCACCGAACTGGTCCCGCGACGGCAAGTTCCTGCTGGTCAATACGGGCGGCAGCCTCTATCGATTGCCGCTTGGCGTCTCCGGCGAACCGAAACTGGAGAAGATCGAACTGGGCCCGGGCGGCTATCGCTGCAACAACGACCACGACATCTCCAGGGACGGCAAACTCCTCGCGTTCTCGGCCTCCAGCACCGCCTCGCGCCAGTCGCAGGTCTACATGGCGCAAGCTGACGGCACAGGCGCGAAGCTGCTGACACCCGCTTCGCCAAGCTACTTCCATGGTTGGTCGCCCGACTCGAAGTGGCTCGCCTTTGTAGGTCAGCGCGAGGGCAAGTACTCCTTATTCCGCGTGGCCGTCGAAGGTGGGCCCGAGCAACGCCTCACCTCCAAGGGCAACTATGATGACGGTCCGGAGTACTCGCCCGACGGGAATTGGATCTACTTCAACAGCAACCGATCCGGCAATTGGGACATCTGGCGGATCCCCGCGGACGGTGGTGGTCCGGACGACGCCAAGGCGGAGCAGGTCACCAGGGACGAAGGCGAGGACTGGTTCCCCCACTTCTCGCCCGACGGCAAGCAGATGCTCGTGTTCTCCTTCCCGAAAGGCACGGCAGGCCACAACGACCGCATGAAGGGCGTTGTCCTGCGGGTCATGAAGGCCCCGGGCCGGAAGCTGAAGCCTGCGAAGTTCAACAGGCTGCTCGAGTTCTTTGGAGGCCAGGGCACCATCAACGTGAACTCCTGGTCGCCAGACTCCAAGCGCTTCGCCTTCGTGCAGTACGAACCCATTGCGGCACCAGCACAGTAGCAGAAGCGGCGCCGGATCAGAACCAGGCCGGGCTGCTACAGCCGGCTCAAAGCGAACGAGTACGCGCCGATCGCCGTAGCCTGGCTGGTGCCAAGCCTCGAAATACCGACGCCCGTGCGCTGCAGTCCGTCAAACCGTACGGTGCGCGTGCTGTGCGGCACCGTGAGTTCCCTGGTCTCGCCGCGCAGGAATTCCGCCCGTTGCCCCTCGTCTTCCAGATTGAAGGCACGGGGGATCAGGCGGCGGAACCGCTCGCCCGATGGCGCTGCGTACGTACCATTCATCTCGTCGACGATCGCAGGCAGGAACTGGCGATGCGCCCCGGCGATGCCGCCGCCAACCACGACCAGAGCGTCCATCAGCGTGATCGCCTCGGAGATCGCATCGCCGGCCACTTCGCCCATTCGCCGGAACGCCGCCTGCGCCGCCGCCTGATTCCCTGCCGCTTTACCTTCCGCGATCTCATAGATCACCTTCGGCTCCGGAGCATCCGCGAAGGCGATGCCGGAGCGCTCCGCGTACACCCTGCGCACCGCGCGAATCGCCGCGCCCTCTTCGGCGTTGATATCCCGTTCCAGCTTGTGCCGCAGCAGCCACACTTCACCCGCCACGGAGTTGTCGCCGGTGAACAGTTGCCCGTCGCGGACGATGCCTCCGCCGAAGCCAGTGCCCAGCGTGACGCCCAGCAGGTTGCGAAACCGCTTGGGGCTGCCTGCCTGCTCCAGCAAACCGTTGACATAGGGCAGAAACCCGCTCGTCGCCTCGCCATAGGCAAACAGGTCGCCGTCGTTGTTGATGAACGTGGGCAGACTGAAGGTGTCCTCCAGCATCGGGCCCAGCGCCACATTCTTGTAGGCGGGCAAATTCCGGGGACCGACAATAATCCCGTTGAAGTAGTCGGCCGGGGCGGGAAACGCAAAACTGATGGCGACAGGCGGAGCGGGCGCAGCGGCCTGAACCCGCCGGAAGCCCTCCACCAGGGTATTCAGCGATCGCTCCAAATCATCTGCGCACGACGGCAGCGAGAAGCTCTCCACCACCGGTTGATTCGCCTGCATGGCGGAGAAGACAAAGTTCGTACCGCCGGCATCCAGCGTCATGACGACGCGGTTATCGTTCGAAGGATTGGACATGAGAGATTACGCCTTTGCCGTCTTCAGGTTCATCAGCGCGGCCCACGTGATATAGAGCACGCACGCCAGGGGCACCAGGAAGCTCAACTGCACGGTGCTGCCATCGGCCACCAGGCCCGTCAGCGGCGGAACGAACGCCGCGCCGACGATCGCCGTCACCATCAGGCCGGAAAGCTCATTCACGTGGCTCGGCATCGACTCAACTGCGATGGCAAACACGAGCGGGAAGATATTCGCAAACCCGATGCCCGTAAGGAAGAAGCTGGCCACGGCGATGTTCTGATCCGGGATAAACAGCCCGAGAAGCCCGAGAATCGAGATCCCGCAGGTGACGAGAAAGAACTTGCGAGGCGACATCCAGTTCAGGATGACACCGCCCGAGAATCGGCCCACGGTCAGAGCCGTGAAGAACAAGCCGGTGCCCAGCAATCCGACCTTGGCGATCTCGAGGCCAAACCGTTCCTTCAGAAACAAAGGAATGCCGGCGCTGACGCTGACCTCGGCCCCGACGTACACGAAGATCGCCCCCACCATGGCCAGGGCGTAGCCGTTCTTCAGCAGCGCCAGGCAGGAGGCGAGCGTCGCAGCCTTGTGCTCAGCCTTCTTCTCCTCCACCTTCATCGGAGCGACCGCAAGAATCGTAAGGATCAGAGCCCCCGTGTAGACAAGGAAGATCACCTTCCAGTCGGCACCGAAGTACTTGGCGGCAATCACCGGAATCATCGGACCGGAAAGGGAGCCGATCGCCTTGATGAACTGGCCCAGCGAGAGATTCCGGGCATACTTCCCTTCCTCGGAGACATCGCGCATGATGGGATTGCCCGCCACCTGAAGGATCGCCGCGCCCGCGCCCACCAGCATCACCGTCACCAGGAACTGCGCAAACGAACCCAGTCCGATGCTGGCATTCAGCAGCCCCAATAGGGCCACCAGCAATCCCATCATCAGGACGAACTTCTTGCCCTTCTTATCCTGCAGCAGGCCCACCGGGACGGATAGGAGGCCGAACATACTGAAGCCGACGAACGGAATCAGTGACGCCACGCTGTTGCTCAACTGGAACTCATTCTTGGCGAGGCTGACGAAGGGCCCCACGGCGTCGGCAAAGCCCATGGCGAGAAACGCCAGGAATACCGGCATCGTACGCAATCTCATGCGAACTCCTCTTTTTCAACGGCCGGCGGGCGCTCGTGGAGCCCGCGCGGTCCTTACTAATCCGGAGCCGCTGATCTGAAAGCCCGGAAGCTGTCAGTATATCGCCATGAGTAGGCGGAACTCTTGCCATGGCAGGCCCGGACAGGGGAGAGTTCCGGACCTGAGACGCCCTTTTACCGCCCGGCAACCGCCTTCAGGCCCAGGCCGCCGGGCCACTGCCGCTGGTAACGGAGGCTCACACCGCCATGTTCCACGCCCGGCGTCCAGTCCAATTTCAGGCGTTGCTCGTGTTCGCAGGCGTTGCCCGCCGCAGCCGGAAACCACAGCCGGTATTGCGGGCGTACGTCCACCCGCGCCAGTGCCTCGCCGAGTTTCGCGAACGACGAGACGTCCCACGAATCTCCGCCACTCTCCTCTGCCAGCTTCTGCAGCTCGAAAGACACGGGCACCAGGTCGTCGGCGTACCGCGCGCAAAGATTCACCGCATACACCGGGATGTGCTCGACCAGGAGGCGGCCCTCCAGTTGCTTTGGCTTGGTCACGCTGGCCACATCGTCGTTCGCATAGATCACGACCAGAGCTCTGTTCGCATTCCGGGCGTGGCCCAGGTAGTCAAGGGCGAAGGTCATTGCGTCCAGCAGGTGCGATCGCCGCTTGCCCGGCGGGACCGTGATGCTGGACACCAGGGTATTCACCTCGGAGGTGAAGCCAGCGCCCAGCACCGGAGCATCGAGGCTGTTCACGGTAAAGAACTCATCACCGGGACGCGCGTGCTCCAGGAATTTGCGTATGGCCAGTTGCGCCTGGCCGGTATTCTCCTGCATGGCTTTGCTGCCCTGCACCACGATGCCAACCGACACCGCGCCGCCGCCTGACTTGATCGTCGCCCCGGGCACGGCCTGGTGTCCGCACGACACCCGCACATCAGACGTTTTCAACTCCACCGGCCGGTCGGCATACACGGAGAGCGGCAGCCACCGCGCATCCTGCGCTTGCAGGACAAGCGGCGCAAGCAGCCACGCAACGCTCCGCCAGACGGTCATTTCAGGGCTCCCGTCTGATAGTTCAGAGACGCCCGCTCTGCCTGATAGTCGAACTTTGCGCTGGCCTGCGCAATCTGGGCCCGCGTCACATTCAACTGTGCCTGCGACAACTCCACGATGCTGCTCAGGCCCAATTCATAGCGCGCCTGGGCCAGCTTCAACGACTGTCCGGCCTGGTCCAGCAGCTGCGCCGTCAGTTGCAGCCGTTTGTAGGCGTTGACGGCGGAAAGGTAGGCCACGCGCACGTCCCGCGCGATGCGGTTCTCGATGTCCCGGCCCTGCTGCCGAGCCGCCTCCATGCGCAGTTCCGCTTCGGTCCGCCTGGCCGTGAACAGGCCGCCGTTGAAGATGGGGATCTGAACATTGACGGCCGCTGCGGCCCACCCCGGGGTGAAACGCTCGGGCCGCACCGGGGCGCCGCCGGCGTTGGCGCCCGCCGACAGCGTCGGATAACGGAGCGCCCGTTCCGCCCGCGCAAACCGCTCCGCCGCCTGGATCTGCAGCTTTGCCTGCCGCGCCTCCGGCCGCTGGTTCAGGGCCTCGCTGATCAGCGGAGCTGAATCGGGCGGCAGTTCGCCGGGGATTTCGTCCTCCTGCAGCGTGAACTCCGAAGGACCACTTTCACCCAACGCCGTCGACAACTCCGCCATGGCCGCACGCTCTTCGTTCTCGGCGTTGGAGAGCAGCAATAGCGCCTCTTCCAGGTTCACTTTCGCGAATGTCACATCGAGCTCGGAGCGCAACTTGCTCTGTGCCAGCGTCGACGCCTGGTCGGCCACCAGTTGCCGTGCCTTCACCGTCTGCTGCGCCACCCTCAGCACCGCCTGCGACCGCAGCGTCGTATAGTAGCTGCGATCCACCTGCAGCAGGACGCCCGCATGCGTCGTATTGGTCACCTCACCCTGGGCCTGGGCCTGGAACTGGGCGCTGGCCGTCAGGTTCCGCGTCCGGCCGAAATCGGTAATCAACTGGCTCACAGAGAGCCCGGCGCCCACGTGATTGAACAAGC encodes the following:
- a CDS encoding TolB family protein, giving the protein MQAKLKRYGSGAMALAITVLAAGLAPAQTASSALGQLESSADIGVTPQKGSASFDSASGEYRITGGGANIWAAEDAFQFAWKRMSGDFNFTADVRFIGTGTVAHRKAVLMVRQDLTAGSAYADVALHGDGLTSLQYRPLAGATTLEVRSTVTGPVRIRIERRGNRFTMAAGNPGADLTPSGPVTMTLTDPVYVGLGVCSHDANILETAVFSNVRIEQVPRSPSYRSKVTIYDLKKRSTQVVYQMDGIMEAPNWSRDGKFLLVNTGGSLYRLPLGVSGEPKLEKIELGPGGYRCNNDHDISRDGKLLAFSASSTASRQSQVYMAQADGTGAKLLTPASPSYFHGWSPDSKWLAFVGQREGKYSLFRVAVEGGPEQRLTSKGNYDDGPEYSPDGNWIYFNSNRSGNWDIWRIPADGGGPDDAKAEQVTRDEGEDWFPHFSPDGKQMLVFSFPKGTAGHNDRMKGVVLRVMKAPGRKLKPAKFNRLLEFFGGQGTINVNSWSPDSKRFAFVQYEPIAAPAQ
- a CDS encoding ROK family protein codes for the protein MSNPSNDNRVVMTLDAGGTNFVFSAMQANQPVVESFSLPSCADDLERSLNTLVEGFRRVQAAAPAPPVAISFAFPAPADYFNGIIVGPRNLPAYKNVALGPMLEDTFSLPTFINNDGDLFAYGEATSGFLPYVNGLLEQAGSPKRFRNLLGVTLGTGFGGGIVRDGQLFTGDNSVAGEVWLLRHKLERDINAEEGAAIRAVRRVYAERSGIAFADAPEPKVIYEIAEGKAAGNQAAAQAAFRRMGEVAGDAISEAITLMDALVVVGGGIAGAHRQFLPAIVDEMNGTYAAPSGERFRRLIPRAFNLEDEGQRAEFLRGETRELTVPHSTRTVRFDGLQRTGVGISRLGTSQATAIGAYSFALSRL
- a CDS encoding MFS transporter, with translation MRLRTMPVFLAFLAMGFADAVGPFVSLAKNEFQLSNSVASLIPFVGFSMFGLLSVPVGLLQDKKGKKFVLMMGLLVALLGLLNASIGLGSFAQFLVTVMLVGAGAAILQVAGNPIMRDVSEEGKYARNLSLGQFIKAIGSLSGPMIPVIAAKYFGADWKVIFLVYTGALILTILAVAPMKVEEKKAEHKAATLASCLALLKNGYALAMVGAIFVYVGAEVSVSAGIPLFLKERFGLEIAKVGLLGTGLFFTALTVGRFSGGVILNWMSPRKFFLVTCGISILGLLGLFIPDQNIAVASFFLTGIGFANIFPLVFAIAVESMPSHVNELSGLMVTAIVGAAFVPPLTGLVADGSTVQLSFLVPLACVLYITWAALMNLKTAKA
- a CDS encoding vWA domain-containing protein; translation: MTVWRSVAWLLAPLVLQAQDARWLPLSVYADRPVELKTSDVRVSCGHQAVPGATIKSGGGAVSVGIVVQGSKAMQENTGQAQLAIRKFLEHARPGDEFFTVNSLDAPVLGAGFTSEVNTLVSSITVPPGKRRSHLLDAMTFALDYLGHARNANRALVVIYANDDVASVTKPKQLEGRLLVEHIPVYAVNLCARYADDLVPVSFELQKLAEESGGDSWDVSSFAKLGEALARVDVRPQYRLWFPAAAGNACEHEQRLKLDWTPGVEHGGVSLRYQRQWPGGLGLKAVAGR
- a CDS encoding TolC family protein, with product MRRWIWLAVFPAVLMGAPADPPRRLTLREAEERALKNHPLLQSAKALEKASLEVPKEVRSRLFPTVESNVTGALVNDDTARIFAGALNSPSLFNHVGAGLSVSQLITDFGRTRNLTASAQFQAQAQGEVTNTTHAGVLLQVDRSYYTTLRSQAVLRVAQQTVKARQLVADQASTLAQSKLRSELDVTFAKVNLEEALLLLSNAENEERAAMAELSTALGESGPSEFTLQEDEIPGELPPDSAPLISEALNQRPEARQAKLQIQAAERFARAERALRYPTLSAGANAGGAPVRPERFTPGWAAAAVNVQIPIFNGGLFTARRTEAELRMEAARQQGRDIENRIARDVRVAYLSAVNAYKRLQLTAQLLDQAGQSLKLAQARYELGLSSIVELSQAQLNVTRAQIAQASAKFDYQAERASLNYQTGALK